A region of Vitis riparia cultivar Riparia Gloire de Montpellier isolate 1030 chromosome 12, EGFV_Vit.rip_1.0, whole genome shotgun sequence DNA encodes the following proteins:
- the LOC117926970 gene encoding switch-associated protein 70 translates to MASNGGAQRAVDAETSLEKIKRQLASGSGRNLLQGPLLKRSETLRKWNERWVILDPTTGKMEYKIRRNEVAVKGIIIFDAYSTITLSPVNFHGLPKYDGCCFYIGTPQKKDYFLCAETPGAARAWVSTLHATQLVLKAHKEAVNSLSGNGSAKLGTVATVVAAANSTALECSKEIEAAMQISMRNALGVMMNKTSDGPMDDLTIMKETLRVKDEELQHLARDLRARDSTIKEIAEKLSDTAEAAEAAALAAHTMDEQRRMACAEIDRLRKDSEKQLGSSMLKLKEFEEKVMALCKERDQLVKQRDSAIQEAHLWRSELAKARERVVILEGAVVRADEKVRVAEADAEARIKEAAQKESAAVKEKQELLAYVNMLQAQLQRQQIDTKKQVFEEKTESCSDIGNTRPLTKHVDLSDENVDKACLSVSRAVPVGENVVHLAMDQVNLRPVGDGEWSDIQATEARIADVREIAPETEGSSLDIPVVSLPVNNHHEQGANSFRQP, encoded by the exons ATGGCCTCCAATGGCGGAGCTCAG AGAGCTGTAGACGCGGAGACCAGCTTGGAGAAGATCAAGCGCCAGTTGGCCTCCGGTTCGGGGAGAAACTTATTGCAGGGTCCGCTTCTGAAGCGATCCGAAACA TTGAGGAAATGGAACGAGCGGTGGGTGATCTTAGATCCTACAACAGGAAAGATGGAATACAA GATTCGGAGAAATGAGGTAGCTGTCAAGGGAATCATCATATTCGATGCCTATAGCACAATTACTCTGTCTCCTGTGAATTTTCA TGGACTACCAAAATATGATGGCTGCTGTTTCT ATATTGGGACCCCCCAGAAGAAAGACTATTTCCTTTGTGCAGAAACTCCTGGTGCAGCCAGAGCTTGGGTATCTACTTTGCA TGCAACACAGCTGGTTCTCAAGGCACATAAAGAGGCTGTGAATTCCTTAAGTGGGAATGGCTCTGCAAAGCTAGGAACGGTTGCAACTGTAGTTGCTGCTGCTAATTCAACAGCACTGGAATGCTCTAAAGAAATTGAAGCAGCAATGCAAATTTCAATGCGAAATGCTTTGGGAGTGATGATGAATAAAACAAGTGATGGCCCAATGGATGATTTGACAATCATGAAG GAGACACTACGAGTAAAGGATGAGGAATTGCAGCATTTGGCCAGGGACCTTCGGGCACGGGATTCAACAATTAAAGAGATAGCAGAGAAACTGTCTGATACTGCTGAAGCTGCAGAGGCTGCAGCATTGGCAGCACATACAATGGATGAACAAAGGCGGATGGCTTGTGCAGAAATTGATCGTTTAAGAAAAGATTCAGAGAAGCAGCTTGGGTCATCCATGTTGAAG CTGAAAGAGTTTGAAGAAAAGGTTATGGCTTTATGTAAAGAAAGAGATCAATTGGTCAAGCAGAGAGATTCTGCGATCCAGGAGGCACATTTATGGCGCTCTGAGCTTGCAAAAGCAAGAGAGCGAGTTGTAATATTAGAAGGTGCAGTTGTTAGAGCTGATGAGAAGGTCAGGGTTGCAGAGGCAGATGCTGAAGCCAGGATAAAGGAAGCAGCACAGAAAGAGTCAGCTGCTGTAAAGGAAAAGCAAGAGCTTTTGGCATATGTTAACATGTTACAAGCACAACTTCAAAG GCAGCAGATTGATACAAAAAAGCAAGTCTTTGAGGAGAAGACCGAGTCTTGCTCTGATATTGGTAACACTCGTCCCTTAACAAAGCATGTGGATTTGTCAGATGAGAATGTGGACAAAGCATGTCTTAGTGTTTCTAGAGCAGTCCCTGTTGGGGAGAATGTAGTCCACTTGGCCATGGATCAAGTTAATCTCCGACCAGTTGGAGATGGTGAATGGAGTGACATTCAAGCAACAGAAGCAAGGATAGCTGATGTACGAGAAATTGCCCCTGAGACAGAAGGAAGCAGCTTGGACATTCCTGTTGTTAGCCTACCAGTAAATAACCACCATGAACAAGGAGCAAACTCTTTTCGTCAGCCGTGA